From the genome of Jannaschia sp. S6380:
TTCCCAGCCCGTGAACATGGCCGATGCGGGGATCGAGACGTCGACGGACGAGCTCGCGGGGTTCTCGGCGTCGTATTCGATCGTGCCCTCCCAGCCCGAGAACATCCCCCAGGTCGTCGAGAACCCCAGATGTTCGTAGTTGAAGACCGTCTGACTGTGGCTCGGGTCGAGCGTGTAGGTCACGGGCTCGGCAAGGGCCGGGGCGGCAAGAAGGACGGTGGCGGCAAGGGTGGAACGGAACATCCGGAAAACTCCAATGCTGGCTTCGGAAACGCCTCCTACCCTCGCGCAAGACGGAGCGACGGGAAACCACACGCCGCTCAACACATCGTGTGCGGCGGCGCACCGCCCGGCCGGCCCGTCCGGTCGCACCTTACGCAGCGTTCCGCCCTATCACGAGGAATGTCCGGAACTATCGCGGGGGGGTCTGACGTTGAAGGGCAATACCAACTGCACAAGGAGACCTGCAATGCTTCGCATCCTCACTTCCGCCGCCCTGGCCACCTCGCTTGCGGCCCCGGTTTTCGCCGACGCCCATGTGATGAACATGGACGACCTGATCCGCACCCGCGACATCACGGGCGGCCCCGTCTATTCCATCGCCAACGAGTACGACGAGGACCGCTGGATGGACCTCGATGACCGTGACTACTACGGTTACGAGAACTACGGCTACGGCACCGATTACGACCAGATCGGCGAAATCGAGGACATCATCCTCGACAA
Proteins encoded in this window:
- a CDS encoding PRC-barrel domain-containing protein, with the translated sequence MLRILTSAALATSLAAPVFADAHVMNMDDLIRTRDITGGPVYSIANEYDEDRWMDLDDRDYYGYENYGYGTDYDQIGEIEDIILDKSGQMVGLVAEVGGFLDIGDKHVMVPVGDLRLVAVDDTSYSYVTRLSEEQLEELPSVDEGWFD